The following are from one region of the Heliangelus exortis chromosome 29, bHelExo1.hap1, whole genome shotgun sequence genome:
- the PHB1 gene encoding prohibitin 1 → MAAKVFESLGKLGLGLAVAGGVVNSALYNVDAGHRAVIFDRFRGVQDTVVGEGTHFLIPWVQKPIIFDCRSRPRNIPVITGSKDLQNVNITLRILFRPVTAQLPRIFTSIGEDYDERVLPSITTEILKSVVARFDAGELITQRELVSRQVSEDLTERAATFGLILDDVSLTHLTFGKEFTEAVEMKQVAQQEAERARFIVEKAEQQKKAAVISAEGDSKAAELIANSLATAGDGLIELRKLEAAEDIAYQLSRSRNITYLPSGQSVLLQLPQ, encoded by the exons ATGGCTGCGAAGGTGTTTGAAAGCCTTGGGAAGCTGGGCCTGGGCTTGGCGGTTGCAGGTGGAGTTGTCAATTCTGCTCTTTACAACG ttGATGCTGGTCACAGAGCTGTCATCTTTGACCGATTCCGTGGGGTGCAGGACACTGTGGTGGGAGAAGGTACCCACTTCCTCATCCCCTGGGTGCAGAAACCCATCATTTTTGACTGTCGCTCTCGCCCCCGTAACATTCCTGTCATCACTGGCAGCAAAG ATCTCCAGAACGTGAACATCACATTGAGGATTCTGTTCAGACCAGTGACTGCCCAGTTACCACGGATTTTCACCAGCATTGGAGAGGACTATGATGAGCGTGTCCTGCCCTCAATCACAACTGAAATCCTCAAATCTGTTGTG GCTCGCTTTGATGCTGGAGAATTGATCACTCAGAGGGAGCTGGTGTCAAGGCAAGTGAGTGAAGATCTCACAGAGAGAGCAGCAACTTTTGGGCTTATTCTGGATGATGTCTCCTTG ACCCATCTGACCTTTGGCAAGGAGTTCACGGAGGCAGTGGAGATGAAGCAAGTGGCCCAGCAAGAAGCAGAGAGAGCCAGATTCATTGTGGAAAAG gctgagcagcagaagaaagcagctgTCATTTCTGCTGAGGGAGACTccaaagcagctgagctgattGCCAACTCTCTGGCCACTGCAGGTGATGGTTTGATTGAGCTGCGCAAGCTAGAGGCAGCTGAAGACATTGCCTATCAGCTCTCCCGCTCCCGCAACATCACCTACCTGCCCTCTGGACAGTCtgtgctcctccagctgccccagTGA